From Streptomyces chrestomyceticus JCM 4735, one genomic window encodes:
- a CDS encoding barstar family protein — protein MQVEDGRWSWERGIPLRYLLVADGGEQVWARCAGAEGLFADPVPAPRERLTFLGCDPAGPLRTAVEQPAGTAVELGELCLEVGDGKRPVEWWGLTDAEVVDRRPSSIGPALVDVVVEAGVEEPEEGRAELTGQRRFELFEKDSLGTCEGVEGLYVERSGPPEEPMKLIGCEPTEELRAVLDAPESGAAAELWALDRSGRPMTSRSLALDVAEVRPSVLGGGLLDITLTGGVDDPPPLLAGPVWDVWYEGVPDALNEWARFTPEGRHEWLKVAFRNRARGGADTSGGTYHVDGTHVTDVYGLHCALGEALHGPGGYYGMDWQSFNDCLGGGVGVVPPFTLVWHDAETARRALAGVVEDPEEGLTYFEEIVRRLERYGVVVELQ, from the coding sequence ATGCAGGTTGAGGACGGCCGCTGGAGCTGGGAACGCGGAATCCCGTTGCGGTATCTTCTGGTGGCCGACGGCGGCGAACAGGTGTGGGCCCGGTGTGCCGGCGCCGAAGGGCTGTTCGCCGATCCGGTACCTGCTCCGAGGGAGCGGCTGACCTTTCTCGGATGTGACCCGGCCGGACCGCTGCGGACCGCCGTCGAGCAGCCCGCGGGGACCGCCGTCGAACTGGGCGAGCTCTGCCTCGAAGTCGGGGACGGGAAGCGCCCGGTGGAGTGGTGGGGACTGACCGACGCCGAAGTCGTCGACCGGCGCCCCAGCAGCATCGGCCCCGCCCTGGTCGACGTCGTCGTCGAGGCCGGTGTGGAGGAGCCGGAGGAGGGCCGTGCCGAGCTGACCGGACAGCGGCGGTTCGAGCTGTTCGAGAAGGACTCCCTCGGCACCTGTGAGGGAGTCGAAGGTCTGTACGTCGAACGGTCCGGGCCTCCGGAAGAGCCGATGAAGCTGATCGGCTGCGAGCCCACCGAGGAGCTGCGGGCCGTGCTGGACGCGCCGGAATCAGGGGCAGCCGCCGAGCTGTGGGCCCTGGACCGCTCCGGCCGCCCGATGACGTCCCGGAGCCTCGCGCTGGACGTCGCCGAGGTGCGCCCGTCCGTCCTCGGGGGCGGCCTGCTCGACATCACGCTCACCGGCGGTGTCGACGACCCGCCCCCGCTCCTGGCCGGACCGGTCTGGGATGTCTGGTACGAGGGGGTGCCGGACGCGCTCAACGAGTGGGCGCGGTTCACGCCCGAGGGCAGGCACGAGTGGCTCAAGGTCGCCTTCCGGAACCGGGCCAGAGGGGGCGCCGACACGTCGGGCGGCACCTACCACGTCGACGGCACCCACGTGACAGACGTCTACGGGCTGCACTGCGCCCTGGGCGAGGCGCTCCACGGTCCCGGCGGGTACTACGGCATGGACTGGCAGTCGTTCAACGACTGCCTCGGTGGCGGGGTCGGTGTGGTGCCGCCCTTCACGCTGGTCTGGCACGACGCGGAGACCGCCCGCCGCGCACTGGCCGGTGTCGTGGAAGACCCTGAAGAAGGGCTCACCTACTTCGAGGAGATCGTGCGACGCCTCGAACGTTACGGCGTGGTGGTCGAGCTCCAGTAG
- a CDS encoding S1 family peptidase, with the protein MYSKPPRTSWMTGLVAASVVAGSLVAASPALAVGGGTTADATYAFTAKLDIGNGQRSCSGALVDKQWVLTAASCFTAEAGKNDALTDGPPKLKTTATVGSTDVSGSAGQVADVVELAPYPGRDLVMAKLAKPVTGVTPVAVGSTAPVEGEQLKVAGFGRTKTEWVPNKLHAAAFTVDSVRDGALGLTGNNASVCKGDTGGPALREKDGQVELVAVNSASWQGGCFGTNPAETRTGAVDARVDDLNNWVSKVRYRGVFPNAPWGKATHFASGYFTGGSAGGTRHMDLIVRWTDAEMTLYQGGDDKDPKHPFVAEYRLAAPNTPKKKSTWDYARQITGASFGDGSDGLVVRWVDGEVTQYTHVDKDGFHGEKMLAKSADWTKAAQITAGRYTANAQRDDLLVVWNDGRVTLHPDLDSNGVKPAAQKVLTKANSTWPHATQITSGEFTGKKTADLLVRWSDGEATIYPGVDTAGFHGEIQLRPAKSPWSGATVVGAGAFVANERPNDVIVRWADQSLGIYPGVDAQGTHGEIKLVG; encoded by the coding sequence ATGTACAGCAAGCCTCCGCGCACCTCGTGGATGACCGGGCTTGTGGCTGCGTCCGTCGTAGCCGGCTCACTCGTCGCCGCCTCTCCCGCGCTCGCCGTAGGCGGCGGCACCACCGCGGACGCGACCTATGCGTTCACCGCGAAGCTCGACATCGGCAACGGACAGCGTTCCTGCTCGGGGGCGCTGGTCGACAAGCAGTGGGTGCTGACCGCCGCCAGCTGCTTCACGGCCGAGGCGGGCAAGAACGACGCGCTCACCGACGGGCCGCCCAAGCTCAAGACGACCGCCACGGTCGGCAGCACCGACGTGTCGGGCTCGGCCGGACAGGTGGCGGACGTTGTCGAGCTTGCGCCGTACCCGGGGCGCGACCTGGTGATGGCCAAGCTCGCGAAGCCGGTCACCGGCGTCACCCCGGTGGCCGTCGGCAGCACCGCTCCCGTCGAGGGTGAGCAGCTGAAGGTGGCCGGCTTCGGCCGGACGAAGACCGAGTGGGTGCCGAACAAGCTGCACGCCGCCGCGTTCACGGTGGATTCCGTGCGGGACGGTGCGCTCGGGCTGACCGGCAACAACGCCTCGGTGTGCAAGGGCGACACCGGCGGGCCGGCGCTGCGGGAGAAGGACGGCCAGGTCGAGCTGGTCGCTGTCAACAGCGCCTCCTGGCAGGGCGGGTGCTTCGGCACGAACCCGGCGGAGACCCGCACGGGCGCCGTGGACGCCCGGGTGGACGACCTGAACAATTGGGTCAGCAAGGTCCGTTACCGCGGCGTCTTCCCCAACGCTCCGTGGGGCAAGGCCACTCACTTCGCGTCGGGCTACTTCACCGGCGGCTCGGCCGGCGGCACCCGGCACATGGACCTGATCGTGCGCTGGACCGACGCCGAGATGACCCTGTACCAGGGTGGGGACGACAAGGACCCCAAGCACCCCTTCGTCGCCGAATACCGGCTGGCGGCGCCGAACACGCCCAAAAAGAAGAGCACCTGGGACTACGCCCGGCAGATCACCGGTGCGAGCTTCGGCGACGGCTCGGACGGTCTGGTGGTGCGCTGGGTCGACGGTGAGGTGACGCAGTACACCCATGTGGACAAGGACGGTTTCCACGGGGAGAAGATGCTGGCCAAGAGCGCGGACTGGACGAAGGCCGCGCAGATCACCGCGGGCCGCTACACCGCCAACGCGCAGCGCGACGACCTGCTGGTCGTGTGGAACGACGGCCGCGTCACCCTGCACCCGGACCTGGACTCGAACGGTGTGAAGCCGGCGGCGCAGAAGGTTCTGACCAAGGCGAACTCGACGTGGCCGCACGCCACGCAGATCACCTCGGGTGAGTTCACCGGCAAGAAGACCGCGGACCTGCTGGTGCGCTGGTCCGACGGTGAGGCCACCATCTACCCGGGCGTGGACACCGCCGGCTTCCACGGCGAGATCCAGCTCCGGCCGGCCAAGTCGCCGTGGTCGGGCGCGACCGTGGTCGGCGCGGGTGCCTTCGTGGCCAACGAGCGTCCCAACGACGTGATCGTGCGCTGGGCCGACCAGTCGCTCGGCATCTACCCGGGCGTGGACGCCCAGGGGACGCACGGCGAGATCAAGCTCGTCGGCTGA
- a CDS encoding SAM-dependent methyltransferase, with amino-acid sequence MQDAAAFKAEEIDTSKPHPARMYDYYLDGRDNYEVDREAAQRVIAAHPQVRLSARANRAFLHRAVREVVAGGIRQIIDIGTGIPTSPNTHEVARETAPGVRVVYVDNDPIVATHAGARLTTTEDSGFVLADVRDPRAILDHPTVRELIDFDQPVALLLVAVLHFVRDDEDPAGIVATLARALPAGSVLVLSHATGEPYEACEQGRTDERARDGVLDVYKNATAALNLRTRSEIEPLFGPFELLEPGVVRVPLWRPDGPPPGPEELNNIIFYGGVGRKP; translated from the coding sequence CTGCAGGACGCGGCGGCGTTCAAGGCCGAGGAGATCGACACCAGCAAGCCGCACCCCGCCCGGATGTACGACTACTACCTGGACGGCCGGGACAACTACGAGGTCGACCGGGAAGCCGCGCAGCGCGTCATCGCGGCGCACCCGCAGGTGCGGCTGAGCGCCCGCGCCAACCGGGCGTTCCTGCACCGCGCGGTGCGCGAGGTGGTCGCCGGCGGCATCCGGCAGATCATCGACATCGGCACGGGCATCCCCACCTCGCCCAACACCCACGAGGTGGCCCGGGAGACGGCGCCCGGCGTACGGGTCGTCTACGTGGACAACGACCCCATCGTCGCCACGCACGCGGGGGCGCGGCTGACGACCACCGAGGACTCCGGGTTCGTACTGGCCGACGTGCGCGATCCGCGGGCGATCCTCGACCACCCGACGGTGCGCGAACTGATCGACTTCGACCAGCCGGTGGCCCTGCTGCTGGTGGCCGTCCTGCACTTCGTCCGCGACGACGAGGACCCGGCCGGGATCGTCGCCACCCTGGCCCGCGCGCTGCCCGCCGGCAGCGTCCTCGTGCTGTCCCACGCCACGGGCGAACCGTACGAGGCGTGCGAGCAGGGGCGCACGGACGAGCGGGCGCGGGACGGCGTGCTGGACGTCTACAAGAACGCGACGGCCGCCCTGAACCTGCGGACCAGGAGCGAGATCGAGCCGCTCTTCGGGCCGTTCGAGCTGCTGGAGCCGGGCGTGGTGCGGGTGCCGCTGTGGCGTCCGGACGGGCCGCCCCCGGGTCCCGAGGAGCTGAACAACATCATCTTCTACGGGGGAGTCGGCCGGAAACCGTAG
- a CDS encoding helix-turn-helix domain-containing protein: MAEARSGGAPTVLRVVLGKRLQDLREKAGLSYEQAAGALDVTHATVRRMEKAEVGLKIPYVEKLLATYGVTDKEEIDGFLKLAREANRPGWWHNYRDVLPEWFSAYVSLESEANLIRGYQPHYVPGLLQTEEYAHAVLRAGMPHAAREEIDRAVALRLERQSLLTRPDAPMLWVVMDETVFRRPIGGPRVMREQIAHLAEATTRPNVRLQIIPFAAGPHPSMYGPFHIFRFPIPELPDIAYAENLVGAVYFDQRDDVSQYLEALDRMCAQAAPAQTTEALLGGFRKEI; the protein is encoded by the coding sequence GTGGCGGAAGCACGGTCGGGTGGCGCTCCGACCGTCCTGCGGGTGGTGCTCGGCAAGAGGCTGCAGGACCTGCGCGAGAAGGCGGGGCTGTCCTACGAGCAGGCGGCCGGCGCCCTCGATGTCACGCACGCCACCGTACGGCGTATGGAGAAGGCCGAGGTCGGCCTCAAGATCCCGTACGTGGAGAAGCTGCTGGCGACCTACGGCGTCACCGACAAGGAAGAGATCGACGGCTTCCTCAAGCTCGCGCGCGAGGCCAACCGGCCCGGCTGGTGGCACAACTACCGCGACGTGCTGCCCGAGTGGTTCAGCGCCTACGTGAGCCTGGAGAGCGAAGCCAACCTCATCCGCGGTTACCAGCCCCACTACGTACCGGGGCTGCTGCAGACCGAGGAGTACGCCCACGCCGTCCTGCGCGCCGGCATGCCGCACGCGGCGCGGGAGGAGATCGACCGCGCGGTCGCGCTGCGCCTGGAGCGGCAGTCGCTGCTCACCCGCCCCGACGCGCCCATGCTCTGGGTGGTCATGGACGAGACGGTCTTCCGGCGCCCGATCGGCGGCCCGCGGGTGATGCGCGAGCAGATCGCGCACCTCGCCGAGGCCACCACCCGGCCCAACGTCCGGCTGCAGATCATCCCGTTCGCCGCCGGACCGCACCCCTCGATGTACGGGCCGTTCCACATCTTCCGCTTCCCGATCCCGGAACTTCCCGACATCGCGTACGCGGAGAACCTGGTGGGCGCCGTCTATTTCGACCAGCGCGACGACGTCTCGCAGTACCTGGAGGCACTGGACCGGATGTGCGCGCAAGCCGCGCCGGCCCAGACCACCGAGGCCCTTCTGGGCGGCTTTCGCAAGGAGATCTGA
- a CDS encoding DUF397 domain-containing protein, protein MDRIRIYNGMPATELGSDGWHKPWSGGNGGECVEALRLGDGRVALRQSTDPGGPALIYTHGEIKSFIEGAKAGAADFLLTAAPCGCGCGTDRRTA, encoded by the coding sequence ATGGATCGCATACGCATCTACAACGGCATGCCCGCCACCGAGCTGGGCAGCGACGGCTGGCACAAGCCGTGGAGCGGCGGCAACGGCGGCGAGTGCGTCGAGGCGCTGCGACTGGGCGACGGACGGGTGGCGCTGCGCCAGTCCACCGACCCGGGCGGCCCGGCCCTGATCTACACCCATGGTGAGATCAAGAGCTTCATCGAGGGCGCGAAGGCCGGCGCCGCCGACTTCCTGCTCACCGCCGCGCCGTGCGGCTGCGGCTGCGGAACCGACCGGAGGACGGCGTGA
- a CDS encoding chemotaxis protein codes for MCAGVLPLALVAGVIGTSPAYAAGDQNDGNAGQPQLTDRGRVVQFWKNGGPGVKAAAEAALLGTDADVRQFLDNDEALAQLGDERLATIQIHSAGGRNLQEAAKEALKKAQAGSPEALSSFLKDGWKTPLEADQRTRAVQVISAGDTNVREAGKEALKGSAEDISAFLDTDQYSAREADERTRLIQIMSGGGKATREAAKVALRSGPSDIREFLEVGQYVARARDEERASVEELAQRAKEAGELAKRKTEAAKEASDRAVEASRLAKEAAQRAAEEAKEARKGSQQAASAAAQAAELARGAARAAQQAIGAANAANAAARHAANAASQAAAAAAGASDAASRARNAAAAAASDAGKAADARKAAEVARNAAKNATWAAQAADEAGKASDRASEAAGAATSASANANAAADAALQASGYADAAGTHSAEAQAAAAQAKRHAREASRAAQTATSLAKRSAAAAYQARDAANRAAVHAKKAADEAEKAAEHAGESEKAAGESRRHATEAQKAADEASAAVKKAREIFDLARETEAEDLKTRTATAMDLSRDLKTEYEDGKARAERAAKQAKELDAEADRLAAKAAEPGADPRQTAVEGRKVALAALKTREAWSQAAAGAALAGSDEDVRKYVLVDRQQAAEKDERTQVERLAEEGLSAPVREAAEKSLAGNAEQIHQFLTTGRHEAAAAAYRTKAVQLSSTGSTQTRAAAKEAIKAGTTQALVDFLDEGQFAAREADERTRAIQLSSSGSPEVQAAAKVALVGPPQVIRAFVQTGQYKAARQDRLTATHVAGVQQLIAEAAGVAATAQQNAHLANEHALRAEKAADEARKAANAAQKSSAEADDYAKKAQESARQAEASAAQAAESARQARAAEADANNAATRAVRSATQAQSWANYARGSADQAWTAAGEARASATAAGKDAQAANKAADEAKQIVVDKQRKEAAEWRKLQEAWKKKFAEANESKEDDDDGWPDWAPGWLKKGAGAVKDGAETFADYATSILGNGDIWAGSFETLLGLGGIGLGASGDIGGGFLCATGVLCVAGAPAIVASTGVIIGGAYATADGVGRIDEGLGTALREARSKRSGSKGGGSGQTPKVIHDNVEKVMKGERSQRRNPDGTPDFYEGRTSGPNKTPPSVLRKWKDAKIYDMGDGENNYRILVNKYGDIGWISEHNYNRVTIYDPKG; via the coding sequence GTGTGCGCAGGCGTACTGCCGCTGGCGTTGGTCGCGGGCGTCATCGGGACGAGCCCGGCCTACGCGGCGGGAGACCAGAACGACGGGAACGCCGGTCAGCCTCAGCTGACCGATCGCGGCCGCGTCGTTCAGTTCTGGAAGAACGGCGGGCCGGGAGTCAAGGCGGCGGCGGAAGCCGCGCTGCTGGGCACCGATGCGGACGTCCGCCAATTCCTGGACAACGACGAGGCACTGGCTCAGCTGGGCGACGAGCGCCTCGCGACGATCCAGATCCATTCGGCAGGCGGCCGCAATCTGCAGGAAGCTGCCAAAGAAGCACTGAAAAAGGCGCAGGCCGGCTCTCCGGAGGCGCTGAGCAGCTTCCTGAAGGACGGCTGGAAGACGCCGCTGGAGGCGGACCAGCGGACTCGTGCCGTCCAGGTCATCAGCGCCGGCGACACGAATGTGCGGGAAGCCGGCAAGGAAGCCCTGAAGGGGTCCGCCGAGGACATCAGCGCGTTCCTGGACACGGACCAGTACTCGGCTCGCGAGGCGGACGAACGCACCCGGCTCATCCAGATCATGAGCGGCGGCGGCAAGGCCACGCGTGAGGCGGCGAAGGTCGCGCTGAGGTCGGGTCCGTCGGACATCCGGGAGTTCCTGGAGGTGGGCCAGTACGTGGCCCGCGCCCGGGACGAGGAGCGGGCCTCCGTCGAGGAGCTGGCCCAGCGGGCCAAGGAGGCCGGGGAACTGGCCAAGCGGAAGACCGAAGCCGCCAAGGAAGCGTCCGACCGTGCGGTGGAGGCTTCGAGGCTGGCCAAGGAGGCCGCGCAGCGGGCTGCCGAAGAGGCCAAGGAGGCCCGCAAGGGCTCCCAGCAGGCCGCCAGTGCGGCCGCGCAGGCCGCCGAACTGGCACGCGGCGCGGCGCGCGCTGCGCAGCAGGCGATCGGCGCCGCGAACGCGGCCAACGCCGCGGCACGGCACGCGGCCAACGCCGCTTCGCAGGCGGCAGCCGCTGCGGCCGGTGCCTCCGACGCCGCCTCCCGGGCCCGCAACGCGGCCGCCGCGGCCGCGTCGGACGCCGGCAAGGCGGCCGACGCCCGCAAGGCGGCCGAGGTGGCCCGGAACGCCGCCAAGAACGCGACGTGGGCGGCCCAGGCCGCCGACGAGGCCGGCAAGGCGTCGGACCGGGCCAGCGAGGCGGCGGGCGCGGCCACCAGCGCCAGCGCGAACGCCAACGCGGCCGCCGACGCGGCGCTGCAGGCCAGTGGTTACGCGGACGCGGCCGGGACGCACTCGGCCGAGGCGCAGGCAGCCGCCGCCCAGGCCAAGCGGCACGCCCGCGAGGCGTCCCGGGCCGCCCAGACGGCCACCAGCCTGGCGAAGCGCTCCGCGGCCGCGGCCTACCAGGCGCGCGACGCGGCCAACAGGGCCGCCGTACACGCCAAGAAGGCGGCGGACGAGGCCGAGAAGGCCGCCGAGCACGCCGGTGAATCGGAGAAGGCCGCGGGCGAGTCCCGGCGGCACGCCACCGAGGCGCAGAAGGCCGCCGACGAAGCGTCCGCCGCGGTGAAGAAGGCGCGTGAGATCTTCGACCTGGCGCGCGAGACCGAGGCCGAGGACCTCAAGACCCGTACCGCGACCGCGATGGACCTGTCCCGCGACCTCAAGACGGAGTACGAGGACGGCAAGGCACGGGCCGAGCGCGCCGCCAAGCAGGCCAAGGAGCTCGACGCCGAGGCCGACCGGCTGGCCGCCAAGGCCGCCGAGCCCGGCGCCGACCCCCGGCAGACGGCGGTCGAGGGCCGCAAGGTGGCGCTGGCCGCGCTGAAGACCCGGGAGGCCTGGAGCCAGGCCGCGGCCGGGGCCGCCCTCGCCGGTTCGGACGAGGACGTACGCAAGTACGTGCTCGTCGACCGGCAGCAGGCCGCCGAGAAGGACGAGCGGACCCAGGTCGAGCGCCTGGCCGAGGAGGGCCTGTCCGCCCCGGTCCGGGAAGCCGCCGAGAAGTCCCTGGCGGGCAACGCGGAGCAGATCCACCAGTTCCTGACCACCGGCCGGCACGAGGCGGCCGCCGCCGCGTACCGCACCAAGGCGGTGCAGCTGTCGAGCACGGGCAGCACCCAGACGCGGGCGGCCGCCAAGGAAGCGATCAAGGCGGGCACCACCCAGGCCCTGGTGGACTTCCTCGACGAGGGCCAGTTCGCCGCCAGGGAGGCCGACGAGCGCACCCGCGCCATCCAGCTGTCCAGCAGCGGCAGCCCGGAGGTCCAGGCCGCGGCGAAGGTCGCCCTGGTGGGACCGCCGCAGGTGATCCGGGCGTTCGTCCAGACCGGCCAGTACAAGGCGGCCCGTCAGGACCGGCTCACTGCCACGCACGTCGCCGGGGTGCAGCAGCTGATCGCCGAGGCGGCCGGGGTAGCGGCCACCGCGCAGCAGAACGCCCATCTCGCCAACGAGCACGCCCTGCGTGCCGAGAAGGCCGCCGACGAGGCACGCAAGGCCGCCAACGCCGCCCAGAAGTCGTCCGCCGAGGCCGACGACTACGCGAAGAAGGCCCAGGAATCCGCCCGGCAGGCCGAAGCGTCCGCCGCCCAGGCCGCCGAGTCCGCCCGGCAGGCCCGCGCCGCCGAGGCCGACGCCAACAACGCGGCCACCCGGGCCGTCCGGTCCGCCACCCAGGCGCAGTCCTGGGCCAACTATGCCCGCGGCTCGGCCGACCAGGCATGGACCGCCGCCGGCGAGGCACGCGCCTCGGCCACCGCGGCGGGCAAGGACGCCCAGGCGGCGAACAAGGCCGCCGACGAGGCCAAGCAGATCGTCGTCGACAAGCAGCGCAAGGAAGCTGCCGAGTGGCGGAAGCTCCAGGAGGCCTGGAAGAAGAAGTTCGCCGAGGCCAATGAGTCGAAGGAGGACGACGACGACGGCTGGCCGGACTGGGCACCGGGCTGGCTCAAGAAGGGCGCCGGCGCGGTCAAGGACGGTGCGGAAACCTTCGCCGACTATGCCACGTCCATTCTCGGCAACGGCGACATCTGGGCGGGAAGTTTCGAGACGCTCCTCGGCCTCGGCGGGATCGGGCTCGGCGCCTCGGGCGACATCGGGGGCGGCTTCCTGTGCGCCACCGGAGTCCTGTGCGTGGCGGGAGCTCCGGCGATCGTCGCGAGCACCGGCGTGATCATCGGCGGCGCGTACGCCACCGCTGACGGCGTCGGCCGTATCGACGAGGGTCTCGGGACGGCGCTCCGCGAGGCCCGGAGCAAGCGGTCCGGCAGCAAGGGCGGCGGCAGCGGGCAGACGCCGAAGGTCATCCATGACAACGTCGAGAAGGTGATGAAGGGCGAGCGGTCGCAACGCCGTAATCCCGACGGGACGCCTGACTTCTACGAAGGCCGCACCAGTGGCCCCAACAAGACGCCGCCCTCTGTTCTGCGGAAGTGGAAAGACGCGAAGATCTACGACATGGGAGACGGCGAGAACAACTACCGAATCCTGGTGAACAAGTACGGGGACATCGGCTGGATCTCGGAGCACAACTACAACCGGGTCACCATTTACGATCCCAAGGGTTAG
- a CDS encoding MBL fold metallo-hydrolase: protein MPGSRPRSESSSAPRPAERFGLRRPAVFGAWPTGERLARIQRSPQFADGQFRNPVPTRQMASGSALAVARQQLSREGRLRRAPVGRIPVHRPTAADWGEPPASGLRLTWLGHSSVLAEIDGHRVLFDPVWGERCSPFTWAGPRRLHPVPLPLRDLDPVDAVVISHDHYDHLDMPTVKALIRTGTRFVVPLGIGADLELWGVPEERITELDWHESASVGDLTLTATPAQHFCGRGLRGPQHTLWASWVVAGPAHRVFHSGDTGYFPGFAEIGAEHGPFDATMIQIGAYSEFWPDVHMTPEEGLRAHLDLSGGTPSGTLLPIHWGTFNLAPHPWSEPVERTVAAARAADAKVAAPLPGKPFEPADEQIVDPWWRAVALPPVHGWPSWPAGASSADAFEVVQ from the coding sequence GTGCCCGGCTCCCGACCCCGCAGTGAGTCCTCGTCCGCCCCGCGTCCCGCAGAGCGGTTCGGGCTGCGCCGCCCCGCCGTCTTCGGCGCGTGGCCCACAGGGGAACGGCTGGCGCGGATACAGAGATCACCGCAGTTCGCCGACGGCCAGTTCCGCAACCCCGTACCGACCCGGCAGATGGCCTCGGGCAGCGCGCTGGCCGTGGCCCGCCAGCAACTGAGCCGCGAGGGCCGGCTGCGCCGTGCGCCGGTCGGCCGTATCCCCGTGCACCGGCCCACCGCGGCGGACTGGGGCGAGCCGCCCGCCTCCGGGCTGCGGCTGACGTGGCTGGGGCATTCGAGCGTGCTCGCCGAGATCGACGGGCACCGGGTGCTGTTCGACCCGGTCTGGGGTGAGCGCTGCTCGCCGTTCACCTGGGCGGGCCCCCGGCGCCTGCATCCCGTACCGCTCCCGCTCCGGGACCTGGACCCGGTCGACGCCGTGGTGATCTCGCACGACCACTACGACCACCTGGACATGCCGACGGTCAAGGCCCTGATCCGTACGGGCACGCGGTTCGTCGTACCGCTCGGCATCGGCGCCGACCTCGAACTGTGGGGCGTGCCCGAGGAGCGGATCACCGAACTGGACTGGCACGAGTCGGCGTCCGTCGGTGACCTGACGCTCACCGCGACGCCCGCCCAGCACTTCTGCGGCCGCGGGCTGCGCGGCCCGCAGCACACCCTGTGGGCGTCCTGGGTGGTGGCCGGCCCCGCGCACCGCGTCTTCCACAGCGGCGACACCGGCTACTTCCCCGGCTTCGCCGAGATCGGCGCCGAGCACGGCCCGTTCGACGCGACGATGATCCAGATAGGCGCGTACAGCGAGTTCTGGCCGGATGTGCACATGACACCCGAAGAGGGCCTGCGCGCCCACCTCGACCTGTCCGGAGGCACCCCCTCCGGCACCCTGCTCCCCATCCACTGGGGCACCTTCAACCTCGCCCCGCACCCCTGGTCGGAGCCGGTGGAACGGACGGTCGCGGCGGCCCGAGCGGCCGACGCGAAGGTGGCCGCACCCCTGCCCGGCAAGCCCTTCGAACCGGCCGACGAGCAGATCGTGGACCCGTGGTGGCGGGCGGTGGCCCTGCCACCGGTGCACGGGTGGCCGTCGTGGCCTGCTGGGGCGTCTTCGGCGGATGCTTTTGAGGTGGTGCAGTAA
- a CDS encoding NAD(P)/FAD-dependent oxidoreductase, with translation MLAAAALLGHVDAVTVVERDRYPQGYAFRKGVPQARHLHVFLSGGLRALEELLPGTGQAFTDAGAHILYLPSDLVTRTAVGWQHRFDERRHGCLSVTRPVIDGVVRDRVLRAAAASATRLDVLEVTEAIGLTGDAGRVTGVRVRTRPGGGRADGAGPAERVVPAALVVDASGRSSRAPQWFTELGRRAPREESVDAGIAYATRMFRPTGPAGAPDVAVNILGWRGNPRGAVYVPVEDGIWLLTAAGVRGHHPPTDEQGFADFTATVGDPYIHGLLPYVEPVSPVHGFRDTANRRRHYERTGAVPEGFVVVGDANCTFNPIYAQGMSVAALGASALRRTLDSGGGLRPGLAQAAQRAVARATEAAWMTAVGADRPFASDATARPGPAERLTSWYVRRLTLRAVTDPVLGATVRDVFCLTAPPSRLMSPRTVLRTVLLPCRPGPDTPPTSVVPVRRAAGRRLTAHRPAGTD, from the coding sequence ATGCTGGCGGCCGCCGCGCTGCTGGGGCACGTGGACGCGGTGACGGTGGTCGAACGGGACCGGTACCCGCAGGGGTACGCGTTCCGTAAAGGGGTGCCACAGGCCCGGCACCTGCACGTCTTCCTCAGCGGTGGCCTGCGCGCGCTGGAGGAACTGCTGCCCGGCACGGGCCAGGCGTTCACCGACGCCGGGGCCCACATCCTCTACCTGCCGAGCGACCTGGTCACCCGCACGGCCGTGGGCTGGCAGCACCGCTTCGACGAACGCCGCCACGGATGCCTGTCGGTCACTCGTCCGGTGATCGACGGCGTCGTACGGGACCGGGTGCTGCGGGCGGCGGCCGCATCGGCGACCCGCCTGGACGTGCTGGAGGTGACCGAGGCGATCGGCCTGACCGGCGACGCGGGACGGGTCACGGGCGTACGGGTACGGACGCGGCCGGGCGGCGGCCGGGCCGACGGGGCGGGCCCGGCCGAGCGGGTCGTCCCCGCCGCGCTCGTCGTCGACGCCTCCGGGCGCAGTTCCCGGGCCCCGCAGTGGTTCACCGAACTGGGCCGCCGTGCGCCGCGCGAGGAGAGCGTCGACGCCGGTATCGCCTACGCCACCCGGATGTTCCGCCCCACCGGGCCGGCCGGCGCCCCGGACGTGGCCGTCAACATCCTCGGCTGGCGCGGGAACCCGCGCGGCGCCGTCTACGTACCGGTCGAGGACGGCATCTGGCTGCTGACCGCCGCGGGCGTGCGCGGCCACCACCCGCCCACCGACGAGCAGGGTTTCGCCGACTTCACCGCCACCGTCGGCGACCCGTACATCCACGGCCTGCTGCCGTACGTCGAGCCGGTCTCGCCCGTCCACGGCTTCCGGGACACCGCCAACCGCCGCCGGCACTACGAGCGGACCGGCGCCGTTCCGGAAGGCTTCGTCGTCGTGGGCGACGCCAACTGCACGTTCAACCCGATCTACGCGCAGGGCATGTCGGTCGCCGCGCTCGGCGCCTCGGCGCTGCGCCGCACCCTGGACTCCGGCGGCGGTCTGCGGCCGGGGCTCGCGCAGGCGGCCCAGCGCGCGGTGGCCCGCGCCACCGAGGCCGCCTGGATGACCGCCGTGGGCGCCGACCGCCCGTTCGCGAGCGACGCGACCGCCCGCCCGGGCCCGGCCGAGCGGCTGACGTCCTGGTACGTACGGCGGCTCACCCTCCGCGCCGTCACCGACCCGGTCCTCGGCGCCACCGTCCGCGACGTCTTCTGTCTGACCGCGCCGCCGTCCCGCCTGATGTCCCCGCGCACGGTGCTGCGTACCGTGCTGCTGCCGTGCCGGCCCGGCCCCGACACCCCGCCGACCAGCGTCGTCCCCGTGCGCCGGGCGGCCGGACGCCGTCTCACCGCCCACCGCCCGGCAGGAACAGACTGA